DNA from Bacteroidia bacterium:
ACACCCTCAAAAAATGGAATTTCAATACAGGTGCTATGTTAGCAAAAGTACAAGTAACACCAACTCCATACCTATCAGGAGGCTTACAAGTAGATAATTGTGATAATTTATATGTTGGAGCAGGAAACGTTTTTAAACAATACGATGCGAATTTAAATCTAATATCCACTACTCCTTTAGCAGGAAATGTATGTGATTTAAAATTACAAGGCAATATGATTTATGCAGCAGGATACGCATTTGTACAAGCAATTCAAATTACTTCTACTTGTATTGCATCTCCACTCAATTTATCTATTATAGCCTCAGATTCTTGCTCTACTAAAGGAACGGCTACTGTTACTGTTACAGGTGGCATTGCTCCGTTTAGTTATGTTTGGAGTACTTCACCTGTTCAAACAACGGCTACGGCTACTAATTTAAATCCTGGAAGTACTTATACAGTTACGGTACGTGATAATGCTTGTCCTCCAGATGTTGCAATAGATTCAATTAAAATCCCGCTTGCAGGGATAGGGGCATTTCTTCCGAGCGCAACAGTAACAAATGTTACTTGTTTTGGCGGTAATAACGGGGCAGCAACTATTTCAAATACTGGTGGGAGCAATCCTTTTACATATTCATGGTTACCTGGTGGACAAACAACACCAACTATTACAGGACTTACTGCTGGAACCTACACCGTTAGTGTAGAAGACGGCGCAGGATGTGTCAATAAACTCAATGTGGTGGTGGTGCAAAGCCCACAAATAAAAAATGTTTTTAGCAATACCATAGATTGTTCTGGTGGAAATAATTCGACTGCTACTGCTAATCCAAGTGGAGGCAAGGGAGCTTACACGTATTCTTGGAATCTAGGTTCGCAAACTACACAAACAATAACAGGATTGGGACCTGGAAATTATTCACTTACGGTGACTGATTCTTCAGGTTGTTCACAATCATTTGTAGATACTATCACAACTAGTCCTGTTGTAATTGCTTTCACCAAAACAAATGTAACGTGTAATGGTTCTAATAATGGTGCTGTTATTACAAACGTTTCTGGCGGAACAACTCCTACCTATACCTATTCTTGGTCTCCTGGTGGACAAACAACACAAAATATTAGTTTTTTAACAGCTGGCACCTATACACTTACCGTTAATAACGGAGGGTGCAGTAATTCAGCGTCTGTGATCATTTCACAACCTGCTGCGATAAGCTCTGTAAACACACATAGTAACGTGATGTGTAATGGAGGTAATACAGGAACCGTAACGGCTACTGCATCTGGAGGTAGTGGAAAATTGAATTATTCTTGGAGTACTGCTCCTTCACAAACCACCGCCACGGCTACCGGACTAACCGCAGGAGTATATACACTTACTATAACGGATTCTTTAGGTTGTTCCAAATCATTTAGGGATACCATAAAACAACCGCCATTAATCGTAGCCACATTTAACCGTTCAAACGTTACTTGTTTTGGTGCAAATGACGGATCATTAACCGTTAATACAAGTGGTGGAAGCGGTACGTTTACTTACTCTTGGAATACTACTCCTACTAAAACAACGCCTTCGGTTACTGGTTTGCCTCCTGGTACTTATTCCGTAACCGTAACGGATTCTTTAGGTTGCATAAAAACATTTACGGATACGGTGAAAAGCCCAATACAAATGTCCGTAACGTTTACTCAATCAAATGAAAATTGTTATGGAGAAAGTATCGGATCCGCCACTGCAAATGCTACTGGAGGTCCTACTACAAACTATGTTTATTCATGGAGTAGCAATCCTGTTCAGATAACGCAAACAGCAACTGCATTACCTGCTGGCACATATACCTTAACGGTGGAGAGTGGTTCTTGCTCCACTACAGGTGTTGTTATTATTTCTCAACCCGCAATGCCACACGATACACTTACTATTAACGTAAGTTTATGTGCAGGAGATACCGTAACAACTTTACACGGGCCGAATGGGGTAAGTGGACCATTTCAATGGTTTTTCGATACCACTGCCGTAGGTAATCCAGTTGATTCCATTTTGGTACTACCTTCCAACATCAATCAATATACTGTTCAATGGTATTTGGGTGGCTGTAAGCGTAAAACATCTTTAATAGATGTGTCATCTCCTGGAATTACAATAGATCCAAAAGGTGTGGCGAATGTATTTACACCTAATGGAGATGGGAAAAACGATGTGTTTATTCCGCTTCAAGGTTACGAACCACAAATAGAATATTATATCTCTAATTTTAACATTAAAATATTTAACCGCTGGGGCGAAAAAATATTTGAATCGAGCAATTATAAAGCAGAATGGAATGGGGAAAACAGCCGAGGAGATAAAATGCCAGAAGGCGTTTATTATTGGATTGCCACATACCAATCCAGATGTTCCAACAATGCCCCTTCCGTATCAAAAGGATTTGTGCATTTGCTAAGATAATCCGGAATCAAAATACAGCGTAAAAAGGAGCTTGAAAAATTAATTTTTCAAGCTCCTTTTTTTGCCCAATATTCAAAAAAGCAAATGTAATTTTTTTTTCTAAGCAATAAATAGTAGATAAATGATTATAAATTGGATTTCAAAAAATTAACATTACTTTTGAATCTATGCTATAGTCATTCATTTTCTTTTTAAAACTCTTGTCATGAAAAAAACCACGTTGTTTTTATTCGCTGCAATTGCCTTCATTTTGTTAGGTTCTTTTGCAAACAAAAAAATCCTTCCAAAAAATTATTTTTTCAAAGGAGATAATTCCGCCCAAAATGCTGCTGATTATTTTTTCAAAATAAGAAGAAACCAAAAAACAGGAACGATTGATCCGAAAGATGTATTAAATGCTGAAATAGCAGTAAATCAATTACGAAAAAATCATACTTCCAATTCCACACAAAGTATTGGTTTAAATTGGTCAGAATTAGGTCCTGATAATCTGGGCGGAGTAACACGCGCTATATTGATAGATAAAAACAATTCAAATAGAATTTTTGCAGGAGCCGTTTCAGGCGGCTTGTGGATTTCGAACAATGCAGGCAGCACTTGGTCACCTTACAATGATCAATTGGCTGATTTTGCAGTAACGTGTATTACGCAATCCGCTAATGGAGATATTTATTTTGGAACAGGAGAAGGTGGGACATATCAAAGTACTGGTGTTGGATATGGCGGCATTATTGGTGGAGGAATTTGGAAATCAACTGATGATGGAAATACATTTAATGTGTTACTCAATACCGTTCCTGCGGTAAATAGTCTGGGTGTACTTTGGAATACCAATTTTACAGCATTAGCTTCCGATCCGACAGATTCAAATAGGATTTACGCTGCAAGCATTAGAGGATTGTATATTTCTCAAAATGCCGGAAATACGTGGACAATTGAAAATAGTACTCGAGCGCAAAACTCGTATGACGTAAAAGTTGGTTCTGATGGTTCTGTTTTTGCAGCTATTGGTTCCTCTTGTTATACATCTGCAACTGGGTTACCTGGATCATATACTGTTGTTGGCAGTACTTTACCAACAGGAACAGGATTTTCACTTGCCATTGCAGTTCAAGATCCCAATTATTTATATGCCTCCATAGCAAATAGTGATGGTACTTTAGAAGGAATTTATCAATCAACAGATAAAGGTGCGACTTGGATTGACATCGGACCAGGTGGCTCACCTTTATTTAGCCCATTTCAATATGGTACCAGCTCAGAATATCAAGGAACTTACGATAATATAATTACTGTTTTTCCAAATAATAAATATAAGATTTTATTAGGCGGTGTTACTCTATATTCTTGGGTACAAACGAATCCGAGTAATCCAGGTGTGGGGCAATGGACAAACATAAGCGATTTTGAAGCTGCCGAACCTGGTGATAGTTATTTTGCGAATACAGATCAACACGCCATTGCAATTACATCAAGTAATCCAAATATTATTTATTTTGGCAATGATGAAGGTGTGTATAAATCTTTTGACGGAGGTATAACATTTGCTCCTTACAACAAATATTATAATGCGATGGAGTCTTATTCTGTTGCTTTCCCTCCTTTTGAAACAAATGGAGAAGGCTGCTTAAGTGGCACGGGTAATAGTGGCACTTTTTATTTGGGAGGAAACGGAACATCACCAATGGATGCTACAGAAATTTTTGGACCAAATGCTTATAATGGAGGTTATGGTGGTGATTGCGAAATATCAATGCTTAATCCAAGTATTTTTTTTATAACAGGACAATACACACCTGTTTTACGATCACTTAATAATGGTGCTAATTTTTCAAGTCCATTCAGTATTCGACTAGCCAATTTAAACAATTATCTTAATTCTGGGGTTGCACCACTTGCATTGTATGAAAGTCCCAATGATCCATTAAGCCATGATTCTATTACATTTATTTCTGACTCTAATTATGTTGCGGGAGATACGCTCCATTTTTTAAGTATGTACAACAATAATGTTCCTTTTAGTTACATAACTACTAATCCTATCAACAAAACGGATACCGTTAAAATACAAGATCCTGTTCAATCAAAATTAGTTCAGGGGTTTTCTGGTTCTGAAGGTGTTTGGATGACTGTTCGCCCAATAGAGACAGGGATTTATACACCTTATTGGTATCAAATATGTAATGTTAGCGGAGATGTTTCAACAATGGCTTGGACAGGCGATGGCGACCATTTATTTGTTGGTA
Protein-coding regions in this window:
- a CDS encoding T9SS type A sorting domain-containing protein — encoded protein: MKKTTLFLFAAIAFILLGSFANKKILPKNYFFKGDNSAQNAADYFFKIRRNQKTGTIDPKDVLNAEIAVNQLRKNHTSNSTQSIGLNWSELGPDNLGGVTRAILIDKNNSNRIFAGAVSGGLWISNNAGSTWSPYNDQLADFAVTCITQSANGDIYFGTGEGGTYQSTGVGYGGIIGGGIWKSTDDGNTFNVLLNTVPAVNSLGVLWNTNFTALASDPTDSNRIYAASIRGLYISQNAGNTWTIENSTRAQNSYDVKVGSDGSVFAAIGSSCYTSATGLPGSYTVVGSTLPTGTGFSLAIAVQDPNYLYASIANSDGTLEGIYQSTDKGATWIDIGPGGSPLFSPFQYGTSSEYQGTYDNIITVFPNNKYKILLGGVTLYSWVQTNPSNPGVGQWTNISDFEAAEPGDSYFANTDQHAIAITSSNPNIIYFGNDEGVYKSFDGGITFAPYNKYYNAMESYSVAFPPFETNGEGCLSGTGNSGTFYLGGNGTSPMDATEIFGPNAYNGGYGGDCEISMLNPSIFFITGQYTPVLRSLNNGANFSSPFSIRLANLNNYLNSGVAPLALYESPNDPLSHDSITFISDSNYVAGDTLHFLSMYNNNVPFSYITTNPINKTDTVKIQDPVQSKLVQGFSGSEGVWMTVRPIETGIYTPYWYQICNVSGDVSTMAWTGDGDHLFVGTDNGQIERVDNLSAILHSDNIPVHGVSVIDSVTGDISSAQHVEITDVIADVSQYVTRIAVDPNNGNNIVITMGSYGSPSYVKYSNNALSASPTFTNVQGNLPKMPVYSALITKDNPHEVILGTEHGIWATTDITQGNSTVWTSENNNQMPNVPVLMLRQQTAPYWWSNINNSGKIYAATYGRGLWSCDNYLHPYTTGVPENKFSTSNIVVYPDPIKENGTVSFKDNKSENLTVNIFNLKGELLETFSFYANAGRNNINFTTKNLISGTYLLNIYGKNKNTWNTKFVVLK
- a CDS encoding gliding motility-associated C-terminal domain-containing protein, with amino-acid sequence MKNHYIFGKALFLCLSIGAFYQVESQVKKQIVPPGSTKWLGANPFESNFFIKNMGQFDGATNLTSDKVLYGIRNEGMEMYFTANGLTYKHDDVPTITEKEKDLLEEKKISIQDLPQTKSYFVNEEWIDANPNATIIAEDQANNYYTYANLKDIHGTSIKASAYKKIIYKNLYPNIDVEYTFPNNKKGIKYAIILHPGADASLIKMRYSNMKKSKEIGGNIQIISDFGIITDHQPTTSYQNGAEISSKFELSANVVSFHLGSYDVTKTVVIDPWTTVPTFTGTNDAYDIDCDKYGNVYIYGGTYPFQEIGLSPAGTILWTFTGFSGSANAYGDFAVDNKSGTSYLIEGWNSGASGARVLKVNSVGTQTGLFPGNPLMGEMWRIAFNNCTKQGVIAGGNTTTAQNGCMLDTNMVNMPPTDVLASGTNYHDFALLALDNYGSAYMATSTSLQYPTVLNNIITKMPVPALTPFTYQVGDNYKFAEYTSTQTYVVGNPTTGFNGIAISPNFMYTYDGDTLKKWNFNTGAMLAKVQVTPTPYLSGGLQVDNCDNLYVGAGNVFKQYDANLNLISTTPLAGNVCDLKLQGNMIYAAGYAFVQAIQITSTCIASPLNLSIIASDSCSTKGTATVTVTGGIAPFSYVWSTSPVQTTATATNLNPGSTYTVTVRDNACPPDVAIDSIKIPLAGIGAFLPSATVTNVTCFGGNNGAATISNTGGSNPFTYSWLPGGQTTPTITGLTAGTYTVSVEDGAGCVNKLNVVVVQSPQIKNVFSNTIDCSGGNNSTATANPSGGKGAYTYSWNLGSQTTQTITGLGPGNYSLTVTDSSGCSQSFVDTITTSPVVIAFTKTNVTCNGSNNGAVITNVSGGTTPTYTYSWSPGGQTTQNISFLTAGTYTLTVNNGGCSNSASVIISQPAAISSVNTHSNVMCNGGNTGTVTATASGGSGKLNYSWSTAPSQTTATATGLTAGVYTLTITDSLGCSKSFRDTIKQPPLIVATFNRSNVTCFGANDGSLTVNTSGGSGTFTYSWNTTPTKTTPSVTGLPPGTYSVTVTDSLGCIKTFTDTVKSPIQMSVTFTQSNENCYGESIGSATANATGGPTTNYVYSWSSNPVQITQTATALPAGTYTLTVESGSCSTTGVVIISQPAMPHDTLTINVSLCAGDTVTTLHGPNGVSGPFQWFFDTTAVGNPVDSILVLPSNINQYTVQWYLGGCKRKTSLIDVSSPGITIDPKGVANVFTPNGDGKNDVFIPLQGYEPQIEYYISNFNIKIFNRWGEKIFESSNYKAEWNGENSRGDKMPEGVYYWIATYQSRCSNNAPSVSKGFVHLLR